In a single window of the Nicotiana tomentosiformis chromosome 8, ASM39032v3, whole genome shotgun sequence genome:
- the LOC138897541 gene encoding uncharacterized protein translates to MLDFDAIIGMDWLAACYATVDCPAKTARFHFSGEPVLEWIGNTATPKDAEIPTLQSIPVVIEYVDVFPDEHPGVLPEREIEFGIDLLPGTQLISIPSYRMAPAELKELKEQLKDLLEKVFIRPSTSP, encoded by the exons atgttggattttgatgctatcataggcatggactggttggcagcttgctatgccacagttgattgtccAGCAAAgacagccagatttcatttttcgggtgagccagtccttgaatggataggtaatacagcgacaccaaAAG atgctgagatacctacacttcagtctattccagtagtaaTAGAGTACGTGGATGTATTTCCAGATGAACATCCAGGTGTTcttccagagcgagagattgagtttggcatcgatttgcttccaggaacgcAACTAATATCCATCCCTtcatatagaatggcacctgccgaattgaaggagttgaaggagcagttaaaggATTTGCTGGAGAAAGTTTTTATCAGGCCTAGTACCTCACCTTGA